One window of Calypte anna isolate BGI_N300 chromosome 9, bCalAnn1_v1.p, whole genome shotgun sequence genomic DNA carries:
- the LRCH3 gene encoding leucine-rich repeat and calponin homology domain-containing protein 3 isoform X3, giving the protein MPAGNAAACSPSPGPSGPGSWSRSLDRALEEAAASGTLSLSGRKLRDYPRASAANHDLSDTTQADLSRNRLSELPAEACHFVSLESLNLYQNCIRYIPEAVLNLQSLTFLNISRNQLSTLPVHLCSLPLKVLIVSNNKLVSIPEEIGQLRQLTELDVSCNEIQTIPPQIGNLEFLRDLNVRRNNLVRLPEELAELPLIRLDFSCNKITTIPVCYRNLRHLQTIMLENNPLQSPPAQICIKGKIHIFKYLNIEACKIAPDLPDYDRRPMGFGSCHEELYSGRPYGALDSGFNSVDSGDKRWSGNEPTDELSDLPLRVAEITKEQRLRRESQYQENRGSMVVTNGGVEHDLDQIDYIDSCATEEEEEEVRQPKCMDSDSLSSQFMAYIDQRRISNEGSPVKTVSIREFQRTEETRRYLHQNRSPADSPYFLSSHHSQVPTADPELHRRHIERTRREAQLAALQYEEERMRTKQIQREAVLDFVKQKASLGPQKQSPLDSESDDRSTISPGSPTTQTVHLSPPYPGHAAPPSYRNPSQRPESFLYRTAVRDEANKAVTSSSTRALSPAKDSADPRVRENSKQRQEELELIEQLRKNIESRLKVSLPSDLGAALTDGVVLCHLANHVRPRSVPSIHVPSPAVPKLTMAKCRRNVENFLEACRRIGVPQEQLCLPLHILEEKGLTQVAGTVQALLELAPPKQQQLHHLSAV; this is encoded by the exons ATTTGTCACGGAACAGACTGTCAGAGCTTCCAGCAGAGGCATGTCACTTTGTCTCCCTTGAGAGTCTTAATTTGTACCAGAACTGCATTCGCTACATCCCAGAGGCTGTTTTGAATTTACAGTCTTTAACATTTCTAAATATCAG TCGAAATCAGCTTTCAACATTGCCAGTACACCTCTGTAGTCTACCACTAAAGGTTTTGATAGTGAGTAATAATAAGTTGGTTTCAATACCTGAAGAAATTGGACAGCTCAGACAGCTGACAGAACTT GATGTGAGCTGTAATGAAATACAGACAATACCTCCACAGATTGGCAACTTGGAATTCTTGCGGGACCTAAATgtcagaagaaataatttggtGCGTTTACCTGAAG agctTGCTGAGTTGCCTTTGATTCGGTTAGATTTCTCCTGcaataaaataacaacaataCCAGTTTGTTATAGGAACCTCAGACATCTCCAAACCATCATGTTAGAGAACAACCCTCTCCAGTCACCCCCTGCACAG atctgtaTAAAGGGAAAAATTCACATATTTAAATACCTGAACATAGAAGCATGCAAGATCGCTCCAGACTTACCTGATTATGATAGAAGACCCATGGGATTTGGATCATG CCATGAGGAACTCTATTCTGGTCGTCCCTATGGAGCACTTGATTCTGGCTTCAATAGTGTGGACAGTGGAGACAAAAGATGGTCAGGGAATGAG ccAACAGATGAGTTGTCAGATCTCCCTTTACGTGTGGCAGAGATCACTAAGGAGCAGAGACTGCGAAGAGAAAGTCAGTATCAAGAAAACCGAGGAAGCATGGTTGTAACCAATGGTGGAG TGGAACATGATCTTGATCAGATCGACTATATTGATAGCTGTGCcacagaagaggaggaggaagaggtgaggCAACCCAAGTGCATGGACTCAGACAGCCTCAGCTCACAATTCATGGCATATATTGACCAGCGACGAATCTCTAATGAG GGTTCACCAGTAAAAACTGTGTCCATCAGAGAATTTCAGAGAACAGAGGAAACAAGACGATATTTACATCAAAACAG GTCTCCTGCTGACTCGCCTTACTTTCTGTCAAGTCACCACAGTCAG GTGCCTACTGCAGATCCTGAGCTGCACCGCAGGCACATAGAGCGCACCCGTCGGGAGGCCcagctggcagcactgcagtATGAAGAAGAAAGGATGAGAACAAAGCAGATCCAGAGAGAAGCTGTCCTTGACTTTGTTAAG CAGAAAGCATCTTTAGGCCCTCAGAAGCAAAGTCCTCTGGATAGTGAG AGTGATGACAGATCTACTATCTCACCTGGCTCACCTACCACGCAGACAG TCCACCTTTCCCCTCCATATCCTGGCCATGCAGCCCCACCTTCCTATAGAAACCCTTCCCAGCGACCTGAGAGTTTCCTTTACCGAACAGCTGTCAGGGATGAAGCAAACAAAG CTGTTACTTCATCTTCTACCCGTGCCTTGTCTCCTGCTAAGGATTCTGCAGACCCTAGAGTAAGAGAAAACTCCAAACAGcgacaggaggagctggagctaaTAGAGCAGCTGCGTAAG aatATAGAATCGAGGTTGAAAGTGTCACTGCCCAGTGACctgggagcagctctcactGATGGTGTCGTTCTGTGCCACTTGGCTAATCACGTGCGTCCCCGATCTGTTCCCAGCATCCATGTCCCTTCACCTGCTGTT CCTAAACTTACAATGGCAAAATGCAGACGAAACGTGGAGAATTTCTTGGAAGCTTGCAGAAGGATTGGAGTGCCTCAG GAGCAATTATGTTTGCCTCTACATATTTTAGAAGAGAAGGGTTTGACACAGGTAGCTGGGACTGTCCAGGCGCTCCTGGAGCTGGCAcccccaaagcagcagcaacttcACCACTTGTCTGCTGTGTAA
- the LRCH3 gene encoding leucine-rich repeat and calponin homology domain-containing protein 3 isoform X2 translates to MPAGNAAACSPSPGPSGPGSWSRSLDRALEEAAASGTLSLSGRKLRDYPRASAANHDLSDTTQADLSRNRLSELPAEACHFVSLESLNLYQNCIRYIPEAVLNLQSLTFLNISRNQLSTLPVHLCSLPLKVLIVSNNKLVSIPEEIGQLRQLTELDVSCNEIQTIPPQIGNLEFLRDLNVRRNNLVRLPEELAELPLIRLDFSCNKITTIPVCYRNLRHLQTIMLENNPLQSPPAQICIKGKIHIFKYLNIEACKIAPDLPDYDRRPMGFGSCHEELYSGRPYGALDSGFNSVDSGDKRWSGNEPTDELSDLPLRVAEITKEQRLRRESQYQENRGSMVVTNGGVEHDLDQIDYIDSCATEEEEEEVRQPKCMDSDSLSSQFMAYIDQRRISNEGSPVKTVSIREFQRTEETRRYLHQNRSPADSPYFLSSHHSQVPTADPELHRRHIERTRREAQLAALQYEEERMRTKQIQREAVLDFVKKASLGPQKQSPLDSECPFPSRRSQHTDDSALLVSDDRSTISPGSPTTQTVHLSPPYPGHAAPPSYRNPSQRPESFLYRTAVRDEANKAVTSSSTRALSPAKDSADPRVRENSKQRQEELELIEQLRKNIESRLKVSLPSDLGAALTDGVVLCHLANHVRPRSVPSIHVPSPAVPKLTMAKCRRNVENFLEACRRIGVPQEQLCLPLHILEEKGLTQVAGTVQALLELAPPKQQQLHHLSAV, encoded by the exons ATTTGTCACGGAACAGACTGTCAGAGCTTCCAGCAGAGGCATGTCACTTTGTCTCCCTTGAGAGTCTTAATTTGTACCAGAACTGCATTCGCTACATCCCAGAGGCTGTTTTGAATTTACAGTCTTTAACATTTCTAAATATCAG TCGAAATCAGCTTTCAACATTGCCAGTACACCTCTGTAGTCTACCACTAAAGGTTTTGATAGTGAGTAATAATAAGTTGGTTTCAATACCTGAAGAAATTGGACAGCTCAGACAGCTGACAGAACTT GATGTGAGCTGTAATGAAATACAGACAATACCTCCACAGATTGGCAACTTGGAATTCTTGCGGGACCTAAATgtcagaagaaataatttggtGCGTTTACCTGAAG agctTGCTGAGTTGCCTTTGATTCGGTTAGATTTCTCCTGcaataaaataacaacaataCCAGTTTGTTATAGGAACCTCAGACATCTCCAAACCATCATGTTAGAGAACAACCCTCTCCAGTCACCCCCTGCACAG atctgtaTAAAGGGAAAAATTCACATATTTAAATACCTGAACATAGAAGCATGCAAGATCGCTCCAGACTTACCTGATTATGATAGAAGACCCATGGGATTTGGATCATG CCATGAGGAACTCTATTCTGGTCGTCCCTATGGAGCACTTGATTCTGGCTTCAATAGTGTGGACAGTGGAGACAAAAGATGGTCAGGGAATGAG ccAACAGATGAGTTGTCAGATCTCCCTTTACGTGTGGCAGAGATCACTAAGGAGCAGAGACTGCGAAGAGAAAGTCAGTATCAAGAAAACCGAGGAAGCATGGTTGTAACCAATGGTGGAG TGGAACATGATCTTGATCAGATCGACTATATTGATAGCTGTGCcacagaagaggaggaggaagaggtgaggCAACCCAAGTGCATGGACTCAGACAGCCTCAGCTCACAATTCATGGCATATATTGACCAGCGACGAATCTCTAATGAG GGTTCACCAGTAAAAACTGTGTCCATCAGAGAATTTCAGAGAACAGAGGAAACAAGACGATATTTACATCAAAACAG GTCTCCTGCTGACTCGCCTTACTTTCTGTCAAGTCACCACAGTCAG GTGCCTACTGCAGATCCTGAGCTGCACCGCAGGCACATAGAGCGCACCCGTCGGGAGGCCcagctggcagcactgcagtATGAAGAAGAAAGGATGAGAACAAAGCAGATCCAGAGAGAAGCTGTCCTTGACTTTGTTAAG AAAGCATCTTTAGGCCCTCAGAAGCAAAGTCCTCTGGATAGTGAG TGTCCCTTTCCATCCAGAAGGTCTCAGCATACTGATGATAGTGCCTTGTTAGTG AGTGATGACAGATCTACTATCTCACCTGGCTCACCTACCACGCAGACAG TCCACCTTTCCCCTCCATATCCTGGCCATGCAGCCCCACCTTCCTATAGAAACCCTTCCCAGCGACCTGAGAGTTTCCTTTACCGAACAGCTGTCAGGGATGAAGCAAACAAAG CTGTTACTTCATCTTCTACCCGTGCCTTGTCTCCTGCTAAGGATTCTGCAGACCCTAGAGTAAGAGAAAACTCCAAACAGcgacaggaggagctggagctaaTAGAGCAGCTGCGTAAG aatATAGAATCGAGGTTGAAAGTGTCACTGCCCAGTGACctgggagcagctctcactGATGGTGTCGTTCTGTGCCACTTGGCTAATCACGTGCGTCCCCGATCTGTTCCCAGCATCCATGTCCCTTCACCTGCTGTT CCTAAACTTACAATGGCAAAATGCAGACGAAACGTGGAGAATTTCTTGGAAGCTTGCAGAAGGATTGGAGTGCCTCAG GAGCAATTATGTTTGCCTCTACATATTTTAGAAGAGAAGGGTTTGACACAGGTAGCTGGGACTGTCCAGGCGCTCCTGGAGCTGGCAcccccaaagcagcagcaacttcACCACTTGTCTGCTGTGTAA
- the LRCH3 gene encoding leucine-rich repeat and calponin homology domain-containing protein 3 isoform X7, with translation MPAGNAAACSPSPGPSGPGSWSRSLDRALEEAAASGTLSLSGRKLRDYPRASAANHDLSDTTQADLSRNRLSELPAEACHFVSLESLNLYQNCIRYIPEAVLNLQSLTFLNISRNQLSTLPVHLCSLPLKVLIVSNNKLVSIPEEIGQLRQLTELDVSCNEIQTIPPQIGNLEFLRDLNVRRNNLVRLPEELAELPLIRLDFSCNKITTIPVCYRNLRHLQTIMLENNPLQSPPAQICIKGKIHIFKYLNIEACKIAPDLPDYDRRPMGFGSCHEELYSGRPYGALDSGFNSVDSGDKRWSGNEPTDELSDLPLRVAEITKEQRLRRESQYQENRGSMVVTNGGVEHDLDQIDYIDSCATEEEEEEVRQPKCMDSDSLSSQFMAYIDQRRISNEGSPVKTVSIREFQRTEETRRYLHQNRSPADSPYFLSSHHSQVPTADPELHRRHIERTRREAQLAALQYEEERMRTKQIQREAVLDFVKQKASLGPQKQSPLDSESDDRSTISPGSPTTQTAVTSSSTRALSPAKDSADPRVRENSKQRQEELELIEQLRKNIESRLKVSLPSDLGAALTDGVVLCHLANHVRPRSVPSIHVPSPAVPKLTMAKCRRNVENFLEACRRIGVPQEQLCLPLHILEEKGLTQVAGTVQALLELAPPKQQQLHHLSAV, from the exons ATTTGTCACGGAACAGACTGTCAGAGCTTCCAGCAGAGGCATGTCACTTTGTCTCCCTTGAGAGTCTTAATTTGTACCAGAACTGCATTCGCTACATCCCAGAGGCTGTTTTGAATTTACAGTCTTTAACATTTCTAAATATCAG TCGAAATCAGCTTTCAACATTGCCAGTACACCTCTGTAGTCTACCACTAAAGGTTTTGATAGTGAGTAATAATAAGTTGGTTTCAATACCTGAAGAAATTGGACAGCTCAGACAGCTGACAGAACTT GATGTGAGCTGTAATGAAATACAGACAATACCTCCACAGATTGGCAACTTGGAATTCTTGCGGGACCTAAATgtcagaagaaataatttggtGCGTTTACCTGAAG agctTGCTGAGTTGCCTTTGATTCGGTTAGATTTCTCCTGcaataaaataacaacaataCCAGTTTGTTATAGGAACCTCAGACATCTCCAAACCATCATGTTAGAGAACAACCCTCTCCAGTCACCCCCTGCACAG atctgtaTAAAGGGAAAAATTCACATATTTAAATACCTGAACATAGAAGCATGCAAGATCGCTCCAGACTTACCTGATTATGATAGAAGACCCATGGGATTTGGATCATG CCATGAGGAACTCTATTCTGGTCGTCCCTATGGAGCACTTGATTCTGGCTTCAATAGTGTGGACAGTGGAGACAAAAGATGGTCAGGGAATGAG ccAACAGATGAGTTGTCAGATCTCCCTTTACGTGTGGCAGAGATCACTAAGGAGCAGAGACTGCGAAGAGAAAGTCAGTATCAAGAAAACCGAGGAAGCATGGTTGTAACCAATGGTGGAG TGGAACATGATCTTGATCAGATCGACTATATTGATAGCTGTGCcacagaagaggaggaggaagaggtgaggCAACCCAAGTGCATGGACTCAGACAGCCTCAGCTCACAATTCATGGCATATATTGACCAGCGACGAATCTCTAATGAG GGTTCACCAGTAAAAACTGTGTCCATCAGAGAATTTCAGAGAACAGAGGAAACAAGACGATATTTACATCAAAACAG GTCTCCTGCTGACTCGCCTTACTTTCTGTCAAGTCACCACAGTCAG GTGCCTACTGCAGATCCTGAGCTGCACCGCAGGCACATAGAGCGCACCCGTCGGGAGGCCcagctggcagcactgcagtATGAAGAAGAAAGGATGAGAACAAAGCAGATCCAGAGAGAAGCTGTCCTTGACTTTGTTAAG CAGAAAGCATCTTTAGGCCCTCAGAAGCAAAGTCCTCTGGATAGTGAG AGTGATGACAGATCTACTATCTCACCTGGCTCACCTACCACGCAGACAG CTGTTACTTCATCTTCTACCCGTGCCTTGTCTCCTGCTAAGGATTCTGCAGACCCTAGAGTAAGAGAAAACTCCAAACAGcgacaggaggagctggagctaaTAGAGCAGCTGCGTAAG aatATAGAATCGAGGTTGAAAGTGTCACTGCCCAGTGACctgggagcagctctcactGATGGTGTCGTTCTGTGCCACTTGGCTAATCACGTGCGTCCCCGATCTGTTCCCAGCATCCATGTCCCTTCACCTGCTGTT CCTAAACTTACAATGGCAAAATGCAGACGAAACGTGGAGAATTTCTTGGAAGCTTGCAGAAGGATTGGAGTGCCTCAG GAGCAATTATGTTTGCCTCTACATATTTTAGAAGAGAAGGGTTTGACACAGGTAGCTGGGACTGTCCAGGCGCTCCTGGAGCTGGCAcccccaaagcagcagcaacttcACCACTTGTCTGCTGTGTAA
- the LRCH3 gene encoding leucine-rich repeat and calponin homology domain-containing protein 3 isoform X6 has protein sequence MPAGNAAACSPSPGPSGPGSWSRSLDRALEEAAASGTLSLSGRKLRDYPRASAANHDLSDTTQADLSRNRLSELPAEACHFVSLESLNLYQNCIRYIPEAVLNLQSLTFLNISRNQLSTLPVHLCSLPLKVLIVSNNKLVSIPEEIGQLRQLTELDVSCNEIQTIPPQIGNLEFLRDLNVRRNNLVRLPEELAELPLIRLDFSCNKITTIPVCYRNLRHLQTIMLENNPLQSPPAQICIKGKIHIFKYLNIEACKIAPDLPDYDRRPMGFGSCHEELYSGRPYGALDSGFNSVDSGDKRWSGNEPTDELSDLPLRVAEITKEQRLRRESQYQENRGSMVVTNGGVEHDLDQIDYIDSCATEEEEEEVRQPKCMDSDSLSSQFMAYIDQRRISNEGSPVKTVSIREFQRTEETRRYLHQNRSPADSPYFLSSHHSQVPTADPELHRRHIERTRREAQLAALQYEEERMRTKQIQREAVLDFVKQKASLGPQKQSPLDSECPFPSRRSQHTDDSALLVSDDRSTISPGSPTTQTAVTSSSTRALSPAKDSADPRVRENSKQRQEELELIEQLRKNIESRLKVSLPSDLGAALTDGVVLCHLANHVRPRSVPSIHVPSPAVPKLTMAKCRRNVENFLEACRRIGVPQEQLCLPLHILEEKGLTQVAGTVQALLELAPPKQQQLHHLSAV, from the exons ATTTGTCACGGAACAGACTGTCAGAGCTTCCAGCAGAGGCATGTCACTTTGTCTCCCTTGAGAGTCTTAATTTGTACCAGAACTGCATTCGCTACATCCCAGAGGCTGTTTTGAATTTACAGTCTTTAACATTTCTAAATATCAG TCGAAATCAGCTTTCAACATTGCCAGTACACCTCTGTAGTCTACCACTAAAGGTTTTGATAGTGAGTAATAATAAGTTGGTTTCAATACCTGAAGAAATTGGACAGCTCAGACAGCTGACAGAACTT GATGTGAGCTGTAATGAAATACAGACAATACCTCCACAGATTGGCAACTTGGAATTCTTGCGGGACCTAAATgtcagaagaaataatttggtGCGTTTACCTGAAG agctTGCTGAGTTGCCTTTGATTCGGTTAGATTTCTCCTGcaataaaataacaacaataCCAGTTTGTTATAGGAACCTCAGACATCTCCAAACCATCATGTTAGAGAACAACCCTCTCCAGTCACCCCCTGCACAG atctgtaTAAAGGGAAAAATTCACATATTTAAATACCTGAACATAGAAGCATGCAAGATCGCTCCAGACTTACCTGATTATGATAGAAGACCCATGGGATTTGGATCATG CCATGAGGAACTCTATTCTGGTCGTCCCTATGGAGCACTTGATTCTGGCTTCAATAGTGTGGACAGTGGAGACAAAAGATGGTCAGGGAATGAG ccAACAGATGAGTTGTCAGATCTCCCTTTACGTGTGGCAGAGATCACTAAGGAGCAGAGACTGCGAAGAGAAAGTCAGTATCAAGAAAACCGAGGAAGCATGGTTGTAACCAATGGTGGAG TGGAACATGATCTTGATCAGATCGACTATATTGATAGCTGTGCcacagaagaggaggaggaagaggtgaggCAACCCAAGTGCATGGACTCAGACAGCCTCAGCTCACAATTCATGGCATATATTGACCAGCGACGAATCTCTAATGAG GGTTCACCAGTAAAAACTGTGTCCATCAGAGAATTTCAGAGAACAGAGGAAACAAGACGATATTTACATCAAAACAG GTCTCCTGCTGACTCGCCTTACTTTCTGTCAAGTCACCACAGTCAG GTGCCTACTGCAGATCCTGAGCTGCACCGCAGGCACATAGAGCGCACCCGTCGGGAGGCCcagctggcagcactgcagtATGAAGAAGAAAGGATGAGAACAAAGCAGATCCAGAGAGAAGCTGTCCTTGACTTTGTTAAG CAGAAAGCATCTTTAGGCCCTCAGAAGCAAAGTCCTCTGGATAGTGAG TGTCCCTTTCCATCCAGAAGGTCTCAGCATACTGATGATAGTGCCTTGTTAGTG AGTGATGACAGATCTACTATCTCACCTGGCTCACCTACCACGCAGACAG CTGTTACTTCATCTTCTACCCGTGCCTTGTCTCCTGCTAAGGATTCTGCAGACCCTAGAGTAAGAGAAAACTCCAAACAGcgacaggaggagctggagctaaTAGAGCAGCTGCGTAAG aatATAGAATCGAGGTTGAAAGTGTCACTGCCCAGTGACctgggagcagctctcactGATGGTGTCGTTCTGTGCCACTTGGCTAATCACGTGCGTCCCCGATCTGTTCCCAGCATCCATGTCCCTTCACCTGCTGTT CCTAAACTTACAATGGCAAAATGCAGACGAAACGTGGAGAATTTCTTGGAAGCTTGCAGAAGGATTGGAGTGCCTCAG GAGCAATTATGTTTGCCTCTACATATTTTAGAAGAGAAGGGTTTGACACAGGTAGCTGGGACTGTCCAGGCGCTCCTGGAGCTGGCAcccccaaagcagcagcaacttcACCACTTGTCTGCTGTGTAA